The genomic DNA tggatgatgaggcgTTTGGGGAGGCGATGAAGCAGTTTAGGGCTGTGTTCAACAGGGGCAAGGTACCAAAGGCCAAGGAGTTGATTCTGGCCAGAGATGACAAGGGCCATCTCAGTATTGCCTTTGATGGGGGCAAGAAGTCTGGTGGCAGGCAGTTGATTGGGGTTGTGCCGGATGAGAGGGTTTCGAGGGCGTTGTGGTTGAACTATCTGGCCGGTAAGCAGGTTGCTAGTGagccggcgaggaagagtATTGTTGAGGGCATCATGGAGTTTGTAGAAAGGCCGGTGGGGACAGTTGCTAGTATGGTCGTGCCGCTCGCTAGGTGAAAATCTTTGGTTCAGGTGAGGAAATGGATCTTCTGCCTTTCGCTAGGTAAGACACCGGAGTGGCTTGGCAAAAGATGTTTTGAAGAAAATCAGGCGCGAACTGTATTGATAATAGCCAATGTTTACAAAGATTTCAAAAAATGACAACCAACATGACATCCCATTTTCCAAGCATTGTTATGTTAAGTGCAACGCAAAAAAGAAAGCGTGCTTCGCTTGCTAATATCCCATAATCTTGAATGTTGGTTGAGCCTTTGACCGTGGGTATCCCATCTCTTCCCTTCTGATTCCTCACTCTCTCTCCATTTAGAGAGCACCAGCCTCCTTCAACAACTCCTCAAGcttcttgccgtccttgcccttgctgGCCACGGCCTCGAGATCGCTGTTGCCACCAATgtgctgcttgttgatgaAAATGTTTGGCACCGTCCTCTGGCCGGTGATCTTGGCGAGCGCGGCCTGGatgtcgtcgccgtcgtcctCCTGGTTGAGCTCGATGGCCTTGTACTTGGCGTTGTAGGAGTCGAGGAGgcgcttggtgttgttgcagTAGGGGCAGTAGGACTTGCTAAAGACCACTGTTTTTTTGCGCGCAATACATCCATGGTTAACAATCTATTATCAACGGCAAGGGTTAGGGGCGCATAGAGAGGGGCAACTACGTACTGACAGCATTGTCATCGATCAACTGCTGGGCTTTCTTCTGGGCGGCGTCCatggttgctggtgaggttgctgaggagaagaatctgcgaaagaagaaggacatgGAAAGACAAAGTGCGGGGAACTCTCGAGTTAAGAAGAGGTCTTGGAAAcagagagaggggggtgttggtgggttttttttttaaaaaaaaaaaaaaaggctgaAATGGGATATGCAATCAAGAGAGGCAGCTGTTTTGGAATGGAGGGGACGAACGGTACAAAAAAAGCGGTTGCGACAATGGATTGTAGACTCGCAAACTACTACAGAGTAGGGACTGTAGAATCTCCACATACTACCCCGGGATATTAGATGGCGGGATGATGGAGCGGATCGGACGGATTTGTCAACCTTCCTTGTCTTGAAACTGCTCAGACATTCTGTAGTATGGGGTTGATTGCTCATGATATGGACCTTATGCTATTCCAGCAAATATGCTACGTATCCTAGATAAGAAGTATTTGGAATTGCCGATGGGTTTTGCAGAGAGGCTTTCTTTATTCGACGTCTCGCAATTTGAGATCCGTGCTTCCGCTTGGGATTGCGACGAGGGCAGCCCCGATTTCCAATGACGCAAGTGATCTGTGCGTAAGCGATAAGATAAGTCTGTTGAGATCAACCCCACCTTGGGATCTCTCAACGTCAACGATGAAATGGGCACATGAGGACATGTGAAACATCAAGCTGAGAAGTGCCTGCTTGGTTCTGGGAATAGATTCGTTATGGAATTTCTCCGAGCAGCAGCCTGATCACAGCGGGGACGGTAAACAAATATCTCAGTCCTCCCCTCGTGGTATTACTCACACAAAAGCGGATACACACCACTGAGGCTCTGCTCTGTCCGACACAAACCGGGCTAGAAGCCATCATGCGTCGTTCACAGCCTACTTTGCCCACTTCACTTGTTACGCTGACATGAGCCAAGAGCTACTAACAAGACCGCAGCCTATGTAGCCAGTCGTGTCTACGAGTTGAGGCTATTCACGACGTCTGTTTCTCTTACCAAGTGGAACGACGCTGGTGGACTTGGCCTGCATGACCTCACTTTGTTTCTGAGGCATGGTTGTGATTGCCTAATCGATTGCGCCGTTGCGGGAGGCGCAAGCAACCCCACGGGGGGGCAAAACCATCTGGTTGAGCCAACGCAAGTAATATCACGAATGATCGCTGCCGTTGGATATCGTGGTGGACTTTGAACCAGTCGGCAGCCCACAGCGGCTGAGCGGATCAACGATGCCGGCGATCTCCATGAGGCCGTAACTACCTTGAGTGACTAGGATAATCGTCGTCCCCGTGTTGAAGCCGGGACACAAGCCCTCGTGATGATGTGCCCATCCCGTCATTCACCTCCACGATGGAGTCGTCGGGCACCGATGGAGATCGGTTCTGCCGGTTTTGTTGTGAGGCCATCAATGGTTCCAAGAGTTCGCCTTGTGTTTGGGTGTCGACGGCAGCTTGCAGCGGTTGCCTGCGTCGATTCGGTGAATTTCCAGCAGAAACCGCATGTtgttgggagtgggagtTCATGACCGATGAACAACACAATGAATGAATTGTTCCCTGACAAGACAGAGTCCCTACGAGCAAATGGCAAGCCCACAGTGGCGCGGAAAGTGGGGTCAAGTGTTCTCGGAGGCGGGGTCAGACCGCCGGGTTCTCCAGAAAATTGGAACAGCGAGCAAGCGAACTCCTGCCTGGGACCCTTGCAGCCTCGAAATGACCCATCCCATCAGACCCCCGACCAAGGGTTCAAAGCATCGGACGACAGAGAGGACAACACACCTTGTCCCTTTCCATCCGTGATCATCGTGAGAAACGTCCAATTCTGCCAAAACTGGAAGTTTGAAAATTGCCGTGCAAGGACAACGCAACTCTTGTGCCATCCCTTCCAAAGGCGACCATCTCCAGCTGCCCAGCCTCGGTCGCACTCATTGGCCCTGCAATCTTTTCGGCCCCGATTGATGCGTTCTCTAGCTGGAACACATCCATTCGAAGCCATCGTCAACTCCGCGAAGCCCGTCCCTTAGCGTCGTTCCCTCTACTGGTATAACTGACCACGGTCCACCCTCTCGTTCCtgttttcctcttctcttcccaGCAGGTCGACGGCACATTGTCGTAGGACCACCCTCAGTCGTCAACGTGGCTACCGGTCAAGGAGTATTGGCATCCTCGGGTGCCTTCGCAACCAATCTTGCCAATAATATCACGGCAGTCCTGCAGAAGCTTCCGCCCTCTCTGCAAGCATACCTGGACACCACGGTCGACCACTTGTCTGGTGCCACCGACTTCCTCCAATCAAGCACGGGTCTTTCTCCGACCACCCTCTACACCGCAATCGCTACGGTTGTTCTCCTCGGCGCCATTCCAGCCGTTGCAGCgggcaacaagaagaacgGCATCATGCGTCGCTACGGTTTCTCCAGTCGCCCAAGCCTCTCTCCTTTTAGCTCCAgcctcggccatggcggcgtCCCCAACGTCACCGACGAGGACTTCAGCTACATCACCTCGCAGGATCTTCAGGACCAAGGCGTAGACGTCCCTAGCCGTTCCTATGCCCCTCCATCACAGTACTACGACGTctactcctcctctgccccgTCCCAGGCTTACTTGCGTAACAAGCCTGAAGACGATGTTATGCTGGTCAAGTACCAGGGCATCACCTACCCGGAGCACTTTCCCGCCTACTGCATCGGCGACGGAAAATTGCTTGTCAGCGATGTGCGGGAGCGTGTGCGGATGATCATGGACCTCACAGATCGCCAGGCAAAGCGTGTCAAGCTCTACTACAAGGGACGCCGGCTGAGAGATGCCGACGCTCCTGTAAGGGGATATGGTGTCAAGAACAACAGCGAGGTCCTTATGGTCTTGGATGATTCAGGTCAGGCAAGCAGCGAGGACAGCAACgaggagttggttgttgtcggcCGCAACAAGTACGAAGGCCAAGTGATCAGGAATGGGCGCGAGAAGAGTCACCGATAtgccccttcctcgccgagGACAAGCCGGAGGGATGGCTTCGGGGGACGCAGCCCTCGGGAGACCACATCATCTTTCGGCAGCCTCGACATTCCGGCCGATGATGGCAGAGGCTACAGACGGGCCAAGTCCAGGGTTCGGACCCAGTCTCCCTCGGGATCGGCCCTGTCCACTGCCAGCGCCCCCAACCTTCCTTCTATTTCACCTCCCCCTATGGGCAAGCCTGGCGGTCCTATTCAGCGACTTaacaacctcgcccttcATTTTGAGACGACACTTCTTCCCTTGTGCATCGACTTTATGGCACGGCCACCCCCGGACGCCGgtgaaagagaaaaggagCACAGGAAGATTTCGGAGACGATTATGCAGCAGGTGATTCTCAAGCTCGACGAGGTCGATACCTCGACAGAAGATGGAGCCAGAGCTAGAAGAAAGGAGTTGGTCAAGTATGTCCAGGACATCTTAAAgctcgttgatgatgtcaagGCGAAGGGAAGGGTATAACATTCGGCCTCCTTCGTCAAGTTATAGGAGTGCCTTGACATAGTTTGAGGGATTTTCCCCGCACGTTTGGTAGCCAGGATACTggctttttatttttatttttttttactgGTTTTAATGGGTTAGCATCGTCCTTTCATATTCACTCAGCATCGGACGTGCGGTAGCGGAAACATTGATACGCCAGGCCGTGTATTCAGGAGGAATAAGGCCATGGATTTTGGAAGCGTCTGAAATTACCGTGGTCATATCGGGCTACACAACAAGAAGGGAATTTGCTTCTCATCTTTTGCCATCAAAGGGGGAAATGCCATGGTTGGCATCATGGATCGCGGGCATGAGCGACCTCAACAGAAGTACGAGAGTACTACAAAAACAAACTTGAAAAACCAGTCAAATAAAAATATGATTTCTTCTCGTTTACATGTGCAAATCCGCCTTCATTACGATGTCCCACTGCATGCATTGAGTAGATCTGTCTACCTCGAGTATAGCTTACTCCTGGTGAAATGCCGTTATCAGTTATCGTTGTTTGCCTGGAGAGCAAGCTGCTGCCGGACAGCTGGTGGAGCCTGTCACGGTGCAGGAACCTTGATAGGTGGGCCCCCACTCAAGCTCTGCCCGGTAGGTCTAACCCTACCTTTGGCCTGAGGCCACAACTCCCACTCGCTTGCGGCGTCCCCACCTATCCCACTTTCGGCCTAGCGCATCTGGCTGGCCTTCACTGGCACACGGCCAATTTTCAGCACACACAAAAAAGTCGTAGACCGACCATCAACCATCGCGCAGGGTAAGGAACAGCCAGACTACGCAGCATTTTGATCGGCTGGAGTTTGACTGATCAATTCTTTTTCTTTAgtttccttcctttccccagTCACTTGCGGAAAGATGTCGTCCTTCGAGTCTGTGGTATGTGTTGCCTCTCCTCTCCATATCGGCAGTTTGAATGCAATGCAATCGGAAGTCGAGCACGCACGACGAAACCGCCAATCTCTCAGCCACCGTCCAGCACACTGCGACGCACAATCTCGAAACCCCAACGCGAGCGAAATCAGCACCAGGACGAAGCAATTGCGAGGAGGTACAACCGAGAGAGGAGCGATGGTGGCTAATTCTGGTATCAACAGGTCGTGATCGATGGCAAGGGCCATCTGCTTGGTCGTCTTGCCAGCATCGTCGCCAAGCAGCTCCTCAACGGCCAGCAGATCGTTGTTGTCCGCTGCGAGGCTCTCAACATCTCTGGCGAGTTCTTCCGCGCCAAGCGTACGTCacacccttcttcttcatcgatATGGCACGGG from Podospora pseudoanserina strain CBS 124.78 chromosome 2, whole genome shotgun sequence includes the following:
- the TTR1 gene encoding Glutaredoxin (EggNog:ENOG503P6QI; COG:O), coding for MSFFFRRFFSSATSPATMDAAQKKAQQLIDDNAVMVFSKSYCPYCNNTKRLLDSYNAKYKAIELNQEDDGDDIQAALAKITGQRTVPNIFINKQHIGGNSDLEAVASKGKDGKKLEELLKEAGAL
- a CDS encoding hypothetical protein (EggNog:ENOG503P29T; COG:S); this translates as MRRYGFSSRPSLSPFSSSLGHGGVPNVTDEDFSYITSQDLQDQGVDVPSRSYAPPSQYYDVYSSSAPSQAYLRNKPEDDVMLVKYQGITYPEHFPAYCIGDGKLLVSDVRERVRMIMDLTDRQAKRVKLYYKGRRLRDADAPVRGYGVKNNSEVLMVLDDSGQASSEDSNEELVVVGRNKYEGQVIRNGREKSHRYAPSSPRTSRRDGFGGRSPRETTSSFGSLDIPADDGRGYRRAKSRVRTQSPSGSALSTASAPNLPSISPPPMGKPGGPIQRLNNLALHFETTLLPLCIDFMARPPPDAGEREKEHRKISETIMQQVILKLDEVDTSTEDGARARRKELVKYVQDILKLVDDVKAKGRV